In the genome of bacterium, one region contains:
- a CDS encoding valine--tRNA ligase gives MKELDKSYDASKYESDIYKLWLDSGYFNPDNLPNKNGEPFTIILPPPNVTGTLHLGHAFEDTIQDILIRFRRMQGRRTLWLPGTDHAAIATQSKVEKILEKEEGKRKTDLGRAAFLERVNKFAQDSHDTIINQLKRMGASLDWSREAYTLDEARSLAVRTAFKAMYDDGLIYRDYKVVNWDPKGQTVISDDEIIYQEREAVLYTFKYSKDFPIAISTTRPETKVGDTAVAVHPDDERYKEFVGKEYDIAFAGVPIHIKVIADESVDKEFGTGALGVTPAHSTIDAEIAQRHNLETKPVINEFARMTVGSDQAGVDLKGKKTTEAREMVVAWLKANELIEKEEVIKQNVSTAERSGGIIEPLPKIQWFLAVNKPFLVRDSKIKGIKTGQEVTLKQLMRHVVQSGQIEIIPEHFSKTYFHWIDNLRDWCISRQLWFGHQIPVWYRTDNSTGMTDEYCGIEAPDKNAGRNNANEWVQDEDTLDTWFSSGLWTFSTLGWPNQTEDLKSFHPTSVIAPGYEILFFWVARMILMTGYHLGQIPFQRIYLHGIVRDKQGRKFSKSLNNGIDPIEMADKYGTDALRLALVFNAAAGNDTLFDEQKVKGMKHFGNKLWNITRYALLSLDEAITEDQYKSPQAITEADRIILEQLTSTIKAVNEHLEKFRLHEAAQSLYDFVWRDFADVYIEASKAQLADQEQKQNTQLILLHVLTTSLKLLHPYMPFLTEVLWQELTSEGLVNEKQLMVAHWPEQ, from the coding sequence ATGAAAGAACTAGACAAATCCTATGACGCTTCCAAGTACGAATCCGACATATACAAACTCTGGCTGGATTCCGGGTACTTTAACCCGGATAATTTGCCAAATAAAAACGGCGAGCCTTTTACAATTATCCTGCCGCCGCCGAATGTAACGGGCACTCTGCACTTAGGGCATGCATTCGAAGACACTATCCAGGATATTCTGATTCGTTTTCGGCGAATGCAGGGACGTAGAACCCTTTGGCTACCAGGAACAGACCATGCCGCAATTGCCACCCAAAGCAAAGTTGAGAAAATTTTAGAGAAAGAAGAAGGAAAACGTAAAACCGACTTGGGCCGAGCGGCATTTTTGGAACGCGTAAACAAATTCGCACAAGACAGCCACGATACGATCATCAATCAGCTTAAAAGAATGGGTGCTTCGCTAGACTGGAGCCGCGAAGCTTACACATTAGACGAAGCCCGAAGCCTGGCAGTACGCACCGCGTTTAAAGCTATGTACGACGATGGCCTGATCTATCGCGACTACAAAGTAGTAAACTGGGATCCTAAAGGGCAGACTGTTATTTCTGATGATGAAATCATCTACCAGGAACGCGAAGCTGTACTGTATACATTTAAGTACAGCAAAGATTTCCCTATCGCAATTTCTACAACTCGCCCAGAAACCAAGGTTGGTGATACAGCTGTTGCGGTCCATCCCGACGATGAGCGCTATAAAGAATTTGTTGGCAAGGAATACGATATTGCATTTGCTGGAGTGCCAATTCATATTAAGGTTATTGCAGATGAAAGCGTAGACAAAGAATTTGGTACTGGCGCACTTGGCGTTACCCCGGCGCACAGCACTATTGATGCCGAAATTGCGCAACGCCATAATTTGGAAACCAAGCCGGTAATAAATGAGTTCGCCAGAATGACAGTTGGGAGCGACCAAGCTGGAGTAGATCTCAAGGGGAAGAAAACCACAGAAGCTAGAGAAATGGTGGTGGCCTGGCTGAAGGCAAACGAGTTAATCGAGAAGGAAGAAGTTATCAAGCAAAATGTTTCCACTGCCGAACGTTCGGGCGGAATAATAGAACCCCTGCCTAAAATTCAATGGTTTTTGGCTGTAAATAAGCCATTTTTAGTGAGAGATTCAAAAATCAAAGGCATTAAAACCGGCCAAGAAGTAACTCTAAAACAGTTGATGCGTCACGTAGTCCAAAGCGGTCAGATCGAAATTATTCCAGAACATTTTTCTAAGACTTACTTCCACTGGATCGATAACCTTCGCGACTGGTGCATTTCCCGCCAGCTATGGTTCGGCCATCAGATCCCTGTTTGGTACCGCACCGATAACAGCACCGGCATGACAGATGAGTACTGTGGGATTGAAGCTCCGGACAAAAACGCAGGAAGGAACAACGCAAACGAATGGGTGCAGGACGAAGATACTCTGGATACCTGGTTTTCGTCTGGCTTGTGGACTTTCTCTACGTTAGGATGGCCAAACCAAACTGAGGACTTAAAAAGCTTCCATCCAACTTCCGTAATAGCGCCGGGCTACGAAATCTTATTCTTCTGGGTAGCACGCATGATCTTAATGACTGGCTACCACCTTGGACAAATACCTTTCCAAAGAATCTATTTGCACGGTATTGTTCGCGACAAGCAAGGACGCAAATTTAGCAAATCACTCAACAATGGAATTGACCCGATCGAAATGGCGGATAAATACGGAACCGATGCTTTACGCTTAGCGTTGGTATTCAATGCCGCCGCCGGCAATGATACGCTGTTCGATGAACAAAAAGTAAAAGGCATGAAGCACTTTGGGAACAAGTTATGGAATATTACCCGATATGCGCTGCTGAGCTTAGATGAAGCGATTACTGAGGACCAATACAAATCACCTCAAGCTATTACTGAAGCCGACAGAATAATATTAGAGCAGCTGACAAGCACGATTAAAGCTGTAAATGAACACTTAGAGAAGTTTCGTTTGCACGAGGCGGCTCAAAGCTTATATGACTTCGTGTGGCGCGACTTTGCCGACGTCTACATAGAGGCCTCCAAGGCTCAACTGGCAGACCAGGAGCAAAAGCAAAACACCCAGCTAATTTTACTGCATGTGTTAACAACAAGCTTAAAATTGCTACACCCATATATGCCGTTCCTAACAGAAGTATTGTGGCAAGAGCTGACATCCGAAGGCTTAGTTAACGAAAAACAGTTAATGGTTGCACATTGGCCAGAACAATAG